TCCACCGGTATGACGGCATCGGCGCCTTTGGGCATGACGGCTCCCGTCATGATTCGGATACCGTGTCCCTTGACGACGACCGCATCGCTACTGTCTCCCGCGAAAATAGTCGGCTGCGACTGAATCACAGCGCCGGCATCGGCCATCGTGACGGCGTATCCATCCATCGCGGAGTTGTCGAAACGGGGCAGATCGTATCCGGCGTGCAGGTGTTCGGCGCTGATACGTCCGAGGGCCGATTCGATCGGGACGATTTCCGTTTTTGTAGGGGTGACATGTTCGTGAATACGGGCCAGCGCTTCGGTGATCGATACCATGGGAATCCTCCTCTTCCTTTGCCGAGAGATCGGAAAAGGTCACTTTTCATGGGATTATAGTACAATCGCACTTATGGAATCTATGGAACATACGATGCTGCAACTTCATATCTGGCCTGTCGTGGGCCTTGGGCTGCTGGTGCTGATGAACATCGCCGTCATCCGGATGCAGAAGGATGACAGGAGAGTGAAAAAATATCTGCGCATCCAGGCGACGGCGTGGACGACGCTGATGAGCATGATCGTTTTTACCGGTGCCGCGATCATGGCGTATATGCATCTTGATTTTTCGGTGAAAATTGTTCTGATGATCGTTGCGGCTGTCGCGCTATCCTCACTCGAACTGCGCCGCCATTTTCTGGTGAAAGAGGCCAGGCCCGGCCATGAATGTTTTGATAAAGTGCGGGAAAAGGCATTGCGCTACTATCTTTTCCAGCTTCTTTGGATCGTGATGATCGGAGGTTTCGCCCCGCAATTGTCCTAAGGAGAGCCGATGCAATTTCTCTACCACCCCGATGCGGGTCTGCCCGATATCACGATCGAGGGGGAGCCCTACCGTTATCTCTTCAAAGTACGCCGCCATAAAGAGAGCGAGCGTATCGCCCTGCGCAATCTTCAAAACGACTATCTCTACTTTTACCGTATCGACCAGGTGAGTCGGCGGGAAGCGGAACTGGTGCTTCTGGATAAAGAGGAGCGCGTCGTCATGCCCGAGAAATTTTTGCACATCGGTTGGTGTGTCGTCGATATCAAAACGATCGAAAAGACCCTCCCGATGCTCAACGAACTGGGTGTGGCGAAGATCTCCTTTGTCTACTGCGACCGGAGCCAGAAAAACTTCAAAATCGACCTGGAGCGACTGAAACGCATCCTGGTCAACTCTTCCCAGCAGTGCGGAAGGAGCCGGTTGATGGCGCTCGAAACGGTTGAATCCACCGAAAAGTACCTAGAAACCTACCCCCAAAGCGCGATACTCGATTTCGGCGGGGCCCCTTTTCCCTGCAAAACAGCCATCTCTTCCATTCTGATCGGCTGTGAAGGGGGATTCAGCGAGGCGGAGCGGAAAAATTTTGAAAATCGGACGATTTATGGAATAGATACCCCATTGATTTTACGAAGTGAAAGTGCGGCAATCGGTGTAGCGTCGCGCCGGATACTGTAAGGAATGCATGAAAAGTCTCTTTTTTTTGATTGTATCGGTTTTTTTGGTCCATCTCTCTCTTTTCGCCGCTGCGATTCCCGAAGCGGAATGGAGGATGGATGCCTGTGGCTGGGGCGGTTCAACCGGCGAGGTGAGGGACAGCAGCGGCAACGGGTACGACGGGACGGCCCACGCTGCGACGACCCGGGAGGCCAAACTGTGTCGCGGGGGCGATTTCAGCGCGGACGGGATAAAGGATTACGTGGCGTTGGATCATCGGGCGATGGACGGGTTGGATGATTTTTCGGTATCGGTGTGGATCAAAACGTCCCAAAGCGGGAATTTCGGCATCATATCGGGGGCCAACGATTCATACGATAACGAGATGCTGATGTGGTTCATGAAAGACGGGAAGACATTTTACCCATTTCTTCATGGGCATTACAAAGGAGTTTCGATTTCCGATGTATCCGACGGCCAATGGCACCATCTGGTCTGGACACGTCACAGCACGACGAACTGCCTTTATGTCGACGGGTCGAAAGAGGGGTGCGTGGATATAGACCACGGAGACGGCCCCATAAGAATCGATCCGGGTGGTCTCATCGTGGCCC
This genomic interval from Hydrogenimonas urashimensis contains the following:
- a CDS encoding 16S rRNA (uracil(1498)-N(3))-methyltransferase, which encodes MQFLYHPDAGLPDITIEGEPYRYLFKVRRHKESERIALRNLQNDYLYFYRIDQVSRREAELVLLDKEERVVMPEKFLHIGWCVVDIKTIEKTLPMLNELGVAKISFVYCDRSQKNFKIDLERLKRILVNSSQQCGRSRLMALETVESTEKYLETYPQSAILDFGGAPFPCKTAISSILIGCEGGFSEAERKNFENRTIYGIDTPLILRSESAAIGVASRRIL